One segment of Erigeron canadensis isolate Cc75 chromosome 2, C_canadensis_v1, whole genome shotgun sequence DNA contains the following:
- the LOC122590095 gene encoding uncharacterized protein LOC122590095, translating to MRRIQSHNLSCLHCQGHNHKLPCLHCQPQSFIRMVHHLIERCIIFRMGRDDCMRTLAKHGIHPMVSFTVWEGLFKENKFFFQAYSRSILPSHVFKGQQETRNMNLDGRTMTSFRR from the exons aTGAGAAGAATTCAAAGCCATAACTTATCATGCTTACATTGTCAAGGGCATAACCATAAGCTACCATGTTTACATTGTCAACCTCAAAGCTTCATTAGGATG GTGCATCATTTAATAGAAAGGTGCATAATATTTCGAATGGGTCGGGATGACTGCATGAGAACACTAGCTAAGCACGGCATACATCCCATGGTCAGCTTTACag TTTGGGAAGGGCTATTTAAAGAGAACAAGTTCTTTTTTCAAGCTTACTCCCGCTCTATTCTACCTAGCCATGTGTTCAAAG GACAACAAGAAACTAGGAATATGAATCTTGATGGAAGAACAATGACATCTTTTAGGAGATGA
- the LOC122587611 gene encoding early light-induced protein 2, chloroplastic-like codes for MAVAKPANGSISKNSTIDGSTKVSSTKFSDLLAFSGPAPERINGRLAMIGFVSAMAMELTNGQDVFTQISNGGLTVFVGTSVVLTLASLVPLFKGVRADEAAKANGLMTSDAELWNGRVAMLGLVALAFTEFVTGSALV; via the exons ATGGCAGTAGCCAAACCAGCAAACGGAAGCATATCA AAAAACAGCACCATAGATGGCTCAACTAAAGTCAGTAGTACCAAGTTTAGTGACTTGTTGGCCTTTAGTGGACCAGCACCCGAAAGGATAAACGGGAGGTTGGCTATGATCGGGTTTGTGTCAGCAATGGCAATGGAGTTGACCAATGGTCAAGACGTGTTTACTCAGATATCTAACGGAGGACTAACGGTGTTTGTTGGGACGAGCGTTGTTTTGACGTTAGCGTCGTTAGTGCCGTTGTTTAAAGGGGTGAGAGCTGATGAGGCCGCCAAAGCGAATGGGCTGATGACTTCAGATGCAGAGTTGTGGAATGGACGTGTTGCCATGCTGGGTTTGGTTGCTTTGGCTTTTACCGAGTTTGTTACCGGGAGCGCTCTTGTGTAA
- the LOC122589288 gene encoding cucumisin-like isoform X1: MANQVSLISNLCCLVLLLFKSVQAVPDDHRKVYVVYMGHNTLDDTAAYNLHMGMLQEVVGRDAENHLLQRYTKSFHGFSARLTKVEAQKLSEMEGVVSVFPSRHSKVATTTSWDFLGFPLVVNRSTTESDIVIGVFDTGIWPESPSFSDLGYGPPPAKWKGICQGNFTCNNKIIGARYFKASGRYDPKDIPSPRDSDGHGTHTASIAAGNIVRNANLLGLRAGTARGAVPRARIAVYKVCWTSGCSDVDILSAFEAAVADGVDIITISAGHKYASWFLGDVIAIGSFHAMKNGILTVQSAGNDGPRPQTTSSVAPWILSVAASSKDPDLVTPVRLGNGVVIDGVSVNSFKLDGMYPLVYAGDVPNTKAGFNSSISRLCIKNSLDKNLVKGKIILCDAISTGEAEILAGAVGSLMRYPGPFFEIIVAYPLPVSVVNIDQATSILQYIRSTRNATAVIMKSEDVNNSSSPYVASFSSRGPNPIHQSILKPDITAPGVRILAAWSPVSPITQLETDRRELPFNMISGTSMSCPHVSGIAAYIKTMNPTWSPAAIKSALMTTASPVNAQINTDEEFAYGSGQLNPMKSMKPGLVYDTDEIDYVSFLCQERYTTGQVRIITGDNSSSCSQLTEQTMDLNYPTFVIPALRSELIDVSFNRTVTNVGSAASTYRLLITQLRGRNSQIVVEPNVLRFKEVGQKLSYTLSVQATIGPLDNPIVSGALTWDDGVHQVRSPIVVHVP, encoded by the exons ATGGCAAACCAGGTCTCCCTCATTTCAAATCTCTGCTGTCTTGTGCTGCTTCTGTTCAAATCGGTTCAGGCTGTTCCTGATGACCATAGAAAG GTGTATGTTGTGTATATGGGACACAACACTCTAGATGACACAGCTGCATACAATCTTCATATGGGCATGCTACAAGAAGTCGTTGGCAG GGATGCAGAGAACCATTTGCTTCAAAGATACACTAAAAGCTTCCATGGATTTTCGGCAAGACTTACAAAAGTGGAGGCACAAAAACTTTCGG AAATGGAAGGGGTTGTTTCAGTGTTTCCAAGTAGACATAGCAAAGTGGCAACAACCACTTCATGGGACTTCTTAGGGTTCCCACTTGTAGTCAATAGATCAACAACCGAAAGCGACATCGTCATTGGAGTGTTTGACACCGGAATCTGGCCGGAGTCACCCAGCTTTTCTGACCTTGGATATGGTCCTCCTCCTGCAAAATGGAAAGGCATTTGCCAAGGAAATTTCACTTGTAACAA CAAAATAATTGGAGCAAGATACTTCAAAGCAAGTGGAAGATATGATCCTAAAGATATACCGTCGCCAAGAGACTCTGATGGTCATGGAACCCACACTGCATCCATCGCAGCCGGAAACATAGTGAGGAATGCAAACCTACTAGGTCTCCGTGCAGGAACAGCCCGGGGGGCTGTGCCCAGGGCCAGGATTGCAGTCTATAAAGTGTGTTGGACAAGTGGGTGTTCAGATGTCGATATACTTTCTGCTTTTGAAGCTGCAGTTGCTGATGGTGTTGATATTATCACTATATCAGCGGGCCACAAATATGCTTCATGGTTTTTGGGAGACGTTATAGCTATAGGGTCTTTTCATGCCATGAAGAATGGGATACTGACTGTACAATCTGCTGGGAACGATGGACCGAGACCACAAACAACCAGCAGTGTTGCTCCATGGATTCTTTCAGTGGCTGCTAGCAGTAAAGACCCGGATTTAGTTACCCCAGTAAGACTAGGCAATGGTGTGGTTATTGAT GGAGTTTCAGTAAACTCATTTAAACTTGACGGGATGTATCCTTTAGTTTATGCTGGAGATGTCCCAAATACAAAAGCAGGTTTCAATAGCTCGATATCAAG GCTTTGCATCAAAAATTCATTGGACAAGAATCTAGTGAAAGGTAAAATAATATTATGTGATGCTATATCTACCGGAGAAGCTGAGATATTGGCTGGTGCTGTTGGGTCTTTAATGAGATACCCGGGAcctttttttgaaattattgTTGCATATCCTCTGCCTGTTAGTGTCGTGAACATCGATCAAGCAACTTCTATTCTTCAATACATACGATCAACAAG aaatGCAACTGCAGTTATAATGAAAAGTGAAGATGTCAATAATTCGTCTTCCCCATATGTTGCTTCCTTCTCATCAAGAGGTCCAAATCCGATACATCAAAGCATCCTTAAG CCGGACATAACTGCTCCTGGGGTAAGAATTCTTGCAGCATGGTCACCTGTGTCTCCAATTACCCAACTGGAAACAGACCGCAGAGAGCTGCCTTTCAATATGATATCAGGGACCTCGATGTCTTGCCCGCACGTTAGTGGGATAGCtgcatatataaaaacaatgaaCCCAACATGGTCTCCTGCAGCCATTAAGTCTGCTCTTATGACAACAG CGTCCCCTGTAAATGCCCAGATCAATACAGACGAGGAATTTGCATATGGATCTGGCCAGCTTAATCCAATGAAATCAATGAAACCTGGTCTGGTATACGATACTGATGAGATCGACTATGTTAGCTTTTTATGCCAAGAAAGGTATACCACCGGACAAGTAAGAATCATTACCGGGGATAACAGTAGTAGTTGCTCTCAGCTGACAGAGCAAACCATGGATCTAAACTACCCTACCTTTGTAATCCCTGCATTGCGTAGCGAACTCATTGATGTGAGTTTTAACAGGACTGTCACAAATGTTGGTTCTGCAGCATCTACATATCGACTTCTGATAACCCAACTACGTGGTAGGAATTCACAGATAGTTGTTGAACCAAATGTGCTTCGGTTTAAAGAAGTTGGGCAGAAATTGTCGTATACATTGTCTGTGCAAGCAACCATAGGGCCACTAGACAATCCAATTGTTTCTGGGGCTTTGACATGGGATGATGGAGTGCATCAAGTGAGGAGTCCCATCGTTGTGCATGTTCCATGA
- the LOC122589288 gene encoding cucumisin-like isoform X2, with protein MGHNTLDDTAAYNLHMGMLQEVVGRDAENHLLQRYTKSFHGFSARLTKVEAQKLSEMEGVVSVFPSRHSKVATTTSWDFLGFPLVVNRSTTESDIVIGVFDTGIWPESPSFSDLGYGPPPAKWKGICQGNFTCNNKIIGARYFKASGRYDPKDIPSPRDSDGHGTHTASIAAGNIVRNANLLGLRAGTARGAVPRARIAVYKVCWTSGCSDVDILSAFEAAVADGVDIITISAGHKYASWFLGDVIAIGSFHAMKNGILTVQSAGNDGPRPQTTSSVAPWILSVAASSKDPDLVTPVRLGNGVVIDGVSVNSFKLDGMYPLVYAGDVPNTKAGFNSSISRLCIKNSLDKNLVKGKIILCDAISTGEAEILAGAVGSLMRYPGPFFEIIVAYPLPVSVVNIDQATSILQYIRSTRNATAVIMKSEDVNNSSSPYVASFSSRGPNPIHQSILKPDITAPGVRILAAWSPVSPITQLETDRRELPFNMISGTSMSCPHVSGIAAYIKTMNPTWSPAAIKSALMTTASPVNAQINTDEEFAYGSGQLNPMKSMKPGLVYDTDEIDYVSFLCQERYTTGQVRIITGDNSSSCSQLTEQTMDLNYPTFVIPALRSELIDVSFNRTVTNVGSAASTYRLLITQLRGRNSQIVVEPNVLRFKEVGQKLSYTLSVQATIGPLDNPIVSGALTWDDGVHQVRSPIVVHVP; from the exons ATGGGACACAACACTCTAGATGACACAGCTGCATACAATCTTCATATGGGCATGCTACAAGAAGTCGTTGGCAG GGATGCAGAGAACCATTTGCTTCAAAGATACACTAAAAGCTTCCATGGATTTTCGGCAAGACTTACAAAAGTGGAGGCACAAAAACTTTCGG AAATGGAAGGGGTTGTTTCAGTGTTTCCAAGTAGACATAGCAAAGTGGCAACAACCACTTCATGGGACTTCTTAGGGTTCCCACTTGTAGTCAATAGATCAACAACCGAAAGCGACATCGTCATTGGAGTGTTTGACACCGGAATCTGGCCGGAGTCACCCAGCTTTTCTGACCTTGGATATGGTCCTCCTCCTGCAAAATGGAAAGGCATTTGCCAAGGAAATTTCACTTGTAACAA CAAAATAATTGGAGCAAGATACTTCAAAGCAAGTGGAAGATATGATCCTAAAGATATACCGTCGCCAAGAGACTCTGATGGTCATGGAACCCACACTGCATCCATCGCAGCCGGAAACATAGTGAGGAATGCAAACCTACTAGGTCTCCGTGCAGGAACAGCCCGGGGGGCTGTGCCCAGGGCCAGGATTGCAGTCTATAAAGTGTGTTGGACAAGTGGGTGTTCAGATGTCGATATACTTTCTGCTTTTGAAGCTGCAGTTGCTGATGGTGTTGATATTATCACTATATCAGCGGGCCACAAATATGCTTCATGGTTTTTGGGAGACGTTATAGCTATAGGGTCTTTTCATGCCATGAAGAATGGGATACTGACTGTACAATCTGCTGGGAACGATGGACCGAGACCACAAACAACCAGCAGTGTTGCTCCATGGATTCTTTCAGTGGCTGCTAGCAGTAAAGACCCGGATTTAGTTACCCCAGTAAGACTAGGCAATGGTGTGGTTATTGAT GGAGTTTCAGTAAACTCATTTAAACTTGACGGGATGTATCCTTTAGTTTATGCTGGAGATGTCCCAAATACAAAAGCAGGTTTCAATAGCTCGATATCAAG GCTTTGCATCAAAAATTCATTGGACAAGAATCTAGTGAAAGGTAAAATAATATTATGTGATGCTATATCTACCGGAGAAGCTGAGATATTGGCTGGTGCTGTTGGGTCTTTAATGAGATACCCGGGAcctttttttgaaattattgTTGCATATCCTCTGCCTGTTAGTGTCGTGAACATCGATCAAGCAACTTCTATTCTTCAATACATACGATCAACAAG aaatGCAACTGCAGTTATAATGAAAAGTGAAGATGTCAATAATTCGTCTTCCCCATATGTTGCTTCCTTCTCATCAAGAGGTCCAAATCCGATACATCAAAGCATCCTTAAG CCGGACATAACTGCTCCTGGGGTAAGAATTCTTGCAGCATGGTCACCTGTGTCTCCAATTACCCAACTGGAAACAGACCGCAGAGAGCTGCCTTTCAATATGATATCAGGGACCTCGATGTCTTGCCCGCACGTTAGTGGGATAGCtgcatatataaaaacaatgaaCCCAACATGGTCTCCTGCAGCCATTAAGTCTGCTCTTATGACAACAG CGTCCCCTGTAAATGCCCAGATCAATACAGACGAGGAATTTGCATATGGATCTGGCCAGCTTAATCCAATGAAATCAATGAAACCTGGTCTGGTATACGATACTGATGAGATCGACTATGTTAGCTTTTTATGCCAAGAAAGGTATACCACCGGACAAGTAAGAATCATTACCGGGGATAACAGTAGTAGTTGCTCTCAGCTGACAGAGCAAACCATGGATCTAAACTACCCTACCTTTGTAATCCCTGCATTGCGTAGCGAACTCATTGATGTGAGTTTTAACAGGACTGTCACAAATGTTGGTTCTGCAGCATCTACATATCGACTTCTGATAACCCAACTACGTGGTAGGAATTCACAGATAGTTGTTGAACCAAATGTGCTTCGGTTTAAAGAAGTTGGGCAGAAATTGTCGTATACATTGTCTGTGCAAGCAACCATAGGGCCACTAGACAATCCAATTGTTTCTGGGGCTTTGACATGGGATGATGGAGTGCATCAAGTGAGGAGTCCCATCGTTGTGCATGTTCCATGA